One part of the Raphanus sativus cultivar WK10039 chromosome 7, ASM80110v3, whole genome shotgun sequence genome encodes these proteins:
- the LOC130497473 gene encoding uncharacterized protein LOC130497473 yields the protein MHPSLDEADLSSSLTNRRDSSFLQLVIEISLVRFSGLMKADCKLTSLHYSSLQVLEDWTLKVEILAVVGFLYTAFIISMQLSGVQLSTAMCSSQSKSIRHLKPWSHIVGPISPYFMLSQGMVFISYWSESFLCTHCLLEELNCLSRRSVFLCKEEIMMCLNGSLPRTEDIINPLSFRFKLHLPQYEAVIWTSFFVAMDAIVSVGYVENFPTCSANGT from the exons ATGCATCCTTCACTGGATGAAGCCGACCTCTCCAGCTCTCTCACCAATAGACGAGACTCTTCCTTCCTCCAACTGGTTATTGAGATTTCTCTTGTAAGGTTTTCAGGGTTAATGAAAGCTGATTGCAAGCTTACCTCCCTTCATTACTCATCACTTCAAGTTCTCGAGGACTGGACTTTGAAG GTTGAAATATTGGCGGTGGTGGGTTTTCTTTACACAGCTTTTATCATCTCAATGCAACTTTCTGGAGTGCAGCTCTCCACTGCTATGTGCAGTTCTCAGTCAAAGTCTATCCGTCATTTGAAACCTTGGTCACATATTGTTGGACCCATCTCCCCTTACTTCATGCTTTCGCAAGGTATGGTGTTCATATCTTACTGGAGTGAGTCATTCTTGTGCACTCATTGCCTCCTAGAAGAATTAAATTGTCTTAGTAGGAGATCTGTGTTTCTTTGCAAAGAAGAGATTATGATGTGTTTGAATGGCTCTTTACCTCGTACTGAGGATATTATAAACCCTTTGAGCTTCAGGTTTAAGCTCCATTTACCACAGTATGAGGCTGTTATCTGGACCTCTTTCTTTGTGGCTATGGATGCTATTGTTTCAG TCGGGTATGTTGAGAACTTTCCGACTTGTTCGGCTAATGGAACGTAG
- the LOC108818438 gene encoding SKP1-like protein 1A — MSTKKIVLKSSDGESFEVDEAVARESQTLAHMVEDDCIENGIPLPNVTSKILAKVIEYCKKHVDAAAAKTEAVDGGASSDDDLKAWDVEFMKIDQATLFELILAANYLNIKNLLDLTCQTVADMIKGKTPEEIRATFNIKNDFTPEEEEEVRRENQWAFE, encoded by the exons atGTCGACGAAGAAGATCGTGTTGAAGAGCTCCGACGGAGAGTCTTTCGAGGTTGACGAGGCCGTGGCTCGCGAGTCTCAGACCTTAGCTCACATGGTCGAGGACGACTGCATCGAGAACGGTATCCCTCTCCCCAACGTCACGAGCAAGATCCTCGCCAAGGTGATCGAGTACTGCAAGAAGCACGTCGACGCCGCTGCTGCCAAGACCGAGGCCGTCGACGGCGGTGCTTCCTCCGACGATGACCTCAAGGCGTGGGACGTTGAGTTCATGAAGATCGATCAAGCTACCCTCTTCGAACTCATCCTG GCTGCTAATTATCTGAACATCAAGAACCTTTTGGACCTAACGTGCCAGACGGTGGCTGATATGATCAAAGGCAAGACTCCAGAAGAGATTCGCGCGACCTTCAACATCAAGAACGACTTCACACccgaggaggaagaggaggtgCGCAGGGAGAACCAGTGGGCTTTTGAATGA
- the LOC130497614 gene encoding la-related protein 1A-like: MNMRTNTAQNRYDHSTSDQINWPTVGQVQPQLPPPLITSFQPSWFPPPQYSFMSVVDLSDIPNLRRLALRSDLSSRIVSQIEYYFSDENLVRDDYLKSLMDNQGWVDVFFIAEFRRIRGMTDDIDLILRSMGSSTTVEVQVFRLRKRHGWERWIL; encoded by the exons ATGAATATGAGAACTAACACAGCTCAAAATCGATATGATCATTCCACCTCTGACCAAATAAATTGGCCAACGGTGGGGCAAGTGCAACCTCAGCTGCCTCCACCACTGATAACTTCTTTCCAACCGTCGTGGTTTCCTCCTCCACAGTATTCTTTCATGTCtgttgttg ATTTATCGGATATTCCGAATCTGAGGAGGTTGGCATTAAGGTCTGATTTATCGTCAAGAATTGTCAGCCAGATTGAATATTATTTCAG CGATGAAAATCTGGTGAGAGATGACTACTTGAAATCTCTCATGGACAATCAAGGATGGGTTGATGTTTTCTTCATTGCAGAGTTTAGACGA ATCAGAGGCATGACCGATGATATCGACTTGATATTGCGTTCAATGGGATCATCAACAACCGTCGAAGTCCAG GTTTTCAGACTAAGGAAACGTCATGGATGGGAACGGTGGATACTTTGA
- the LOC108818175 gene encoding 26S proteasome non-ATPase regulatory subunit 3 homolog A, protein MTTTQDVEMKDNHTPAQSLVSSTTSTLHHLKEIAALIDTGSYTKEVRRVARAVRLTVGLRQKLTSSVVSSFLDFALVPGSEAHARLSSFVPKSDEHEMEVDTASSTPPLASSKHVPVELEIYCYFIVLLFLIDQKKYTEAKACSSASIARLKSLNKRTIDVIASRLYFYYSLSYEMTGDLAEIRGTLLSLHHSATLRHDELGQETLLNLLLRNYLHYNLYDQAEKLRSKAPRFEAHSNQQFCRYLFYLGKIRTIQLEYTDAKESLLQAARKAPVAALGFRVQCNKWAILVRLLLGEIPERSIFMQKGMDKALRPYFELTNAVRIGDLELFRNVQEKFAKTFSEDRTHNLIVRLRHNVIRTGLRNISISYSRISLTDVAQKLRLNSANPVADAESIVAKAIRDGAIDATIDHNKGYMVSKETGDIYSTNEPQNAFNSRIAFCLNMHNEAVRALRFPPNTHREKESEEKRREMKQQEEELAKYMAEEDDDDF, encoded by the exons ATCTGAAGGAGATTGCAGCTCTGATCGATACCGGCTCGTACACCAAAGAAGTCCGCCGCGTCGCTCGCGCCGTCCGTCTCACCGTCGGGCTGAGACAGAAGCTCACGTCTTCCGTCGTCTCTTCGTTCCTTGACTTCGCTTTGGTTCCTGGATCTGAGGCTCACGCTCGTCTCTCTTCCTTCGTTCCCAAG AGTGATGAACATGAGATGGAGGTTGATACTGCTTCGTCCACTCCTCCCTTGGCTTCCTCCAAGCACGTGCCTGTAGAGCTTGAGATTTACTGCTACTTCATTGTCCTTCTTTTTCTGATTGACCAGAAGAAGTACACCGAG gCCAAAGCTTGCTCTTCAGCTAGCATTGCTCGTCTCAAGAGCTTGAACAAGAGAACCATTGATGTGATAGCTTCGAGGTTGTATTTTTACTACTCTTTGAGTTATGAGATGACTGGTGATCTTGCTGAGATTCGTgg TACTCTTTTGTCTTTGCACCATTCTGCAACTCTGCGCCATGATGAGTTGGGTCAG GAAACACTTCTGAATCTGTTGCTTCGCAACTACCTGCACTACAACCTTTATGACCAAGCTGAGAAGTTGAGATCAAAAGCACCAAGATTTGAGGCTCATTCTAACCAGCAG TTCTGTAGGTACTTGTTTTACCTCGGTAAAATCCGGACCATCCAACTCGAGTACACTGATGCAAAAGAGAGCCTCCTCCAGGCGGCTAGGAAAGCACCTGTTGCTGCTCTAGGCTTCCGAGTCCAATGCAACAAGTGGGCTATTCTAGTTCGACTCCTCTTGGGTGAGATTCCAGAGCGATCCATCTTCATGCAGAAAGGAATGGACAAGGCTCTTAGGCCATACTTTGAACTTACCAAT GCTGTGAGGATTGGTGACTTGGAGCTCTTCAGGAACGTTCAGGAGAAGTTTGCAAAGACATTCTCTGAGGACAGGACTCACAACCTCATTGTCAGGCTCCGACACAACGTGATCAGAACAGGACTGCGCAACATCAGCATCTCCTACTCGAGAATCTCTCTTACAGACGTGGCCCAGAAGCTAAGGCTGAACTCTGCAAACCCTGTCGCAGATGCAGAAAGCATAGTGGCTAAAGCCATAAGAGACGGAGCAATCGACGCGACCATCGACCACAACAAGGGTTATATGGTGTCAAAGGAAACAGGAGACATCTACTCCACGAACGAGCCGCAGAACGCGTTCAACTCGAGGATTGCCTTCTGTTTGAACATGCACAACGAAGCGGTGAGAGCGTTGAGGTTCCCTCCAAACACGCACAGGGAGAAAGAGAGCGAGGAGAAGAGGAGGGAGATGAAACAGCAAGAAGAGGAGCTTGCTAAATACATGGCTGAAGAAGATGACGACGATTTCTAA